A window of Roseiflexus castenholzii DSM 13941 genomic DNA:
TACCGCAAAAGAGATTTCCAGCAGCCTCAGCGCGCTTCAAAGGATGCATCGCCGTCGGCAGATGGGAGATCAGACCGTACACCTGATCGACCAGCAGCCCCAGCACCGGTGTCGCAGCATCCTGTTCGCCGTTGATAATCACAATATGACTGCTCAGATCGTAGTGCGGCGGATCACCAACCAGTCGCCGCCCGTCCAGCACCGGCACATGCCTCCCGTATAGATTGAGCCACCCGCAGATCTCCGGGCGACTGTCCGGGATCACGGTCAGCGCAGGGAGCGGCACAATACGCAGCGCGGCGTCGAGCGGCAAAGCATAATCCTGTGTCCCGATGCGACAGAGCACCAGCGTTTGCCCGGTGAGTGATGAAACGTGCGCATCTCCCATAGTTCTCGCCAGCCTATGCATGAAAACGGATGGTCAGTTGACCGATGTGTTGATTCACGACCAGCGTGCCGTCGCCGATCAGCGCCTGCACATCGTGAAGCAGACCGGCAACCGACTCCTGGTCACGCCGCATACAGTCGGAACGGCACAACACCTCAATCTCGTTGTACCCGCGATGAGTGATCCGACGAAAGGTAAAATCGGCGTTCCAGTGATGATCG
This region includes:
- a CDS encoding chemotaxis protein CheW, which codes for MGDAHVSSLTGQTLVLCRIGTQDYALPLDAALRIVPLPALTVIPDSRPEICGWLNLYGRHVPVLDGRRLVGDPPHYDLSSHIVIINGEQDAATPVLGLLVDQVYGLISHLPTAMHPLKRAEAAGNLFCGIIQHDHRSCPVFDVAELRRMAA
- a CDS encoding ATP-binding protein, coding for MHTFMPDTQHIHVASGYDVVLVRQHVRQMARESGFTLPLQARMTAVVSEIARMALDHHWNADFTFRRITHRGYNEIEVLCRSDCMRRDQESVAGLLHDVQALIGDGTLVVNQHIGQLTIRFHA